From Coccinella septempunctata chromosome 4, icCocSept1.1, whole genome shotgun sequence, a single genomic window includes:
- the LOC123310651 gene encoding alpha-tocopherol transfer protein-like isoform X2 has protein sequence MSEFKMEIGEDDIPFLRLSKEYTLRLDLEELDEEYKNRAIKDLRETPENVQEALKAIRQMIKDEPGLNLPVEDEQFLIKFLRPCKYYPNSAFRLMKKFYTFKAKYPKWSANLYPSPLRHVFDREVFQFLPTRSATGSRIMIVNVGTKWNPKEVSLDDLFRAVMLSIELAMIEPRTQVCGVHVILNMKGLSLSHVYVFSPSLAKMMVDWVQECAPVRLKAIHVINQPFVFNVLWALFKPFVGEKLRQRLFFHGSNLKPLCEQISAKCLPPYYGGIANIPDFPGSLFSDMLVYAEKRFEPCNIYGYVKEKVEDGDGKD, from the exons ATGAGTGAATTCAAAATGGAGATAGGGGAAGATGACATCCCTTTCCTCCGACTGAGTAAGGAATATACCCTTAGATTAGATTTGGAAGAATTAGATGAAGAATACAAAAATCGGGCTATTAAAGATCTACGTGAGACACCAGAAAATGTTCAGGAAGCTTTGAAAGCCATAAGACAAATGATAAAGG ATGAGCCTGGATTGAACCTACCGGTAGAAGATGAACAGTTTTTAATCAAGTTTTTGAGGCCCTGCAAGTATTATCCAAATAGTGCCTTCAGATTA ATGAAGAAATTCTACACATTCAAGGCGAAATATCCGAAATGGTCGGCGAATTTATATCCTTCACCTCTACGACATGTTTTCGACAGagaagtttttcaatttttacctACGAGATCTGCAACAGGATCGAGAATAATGATAGTCAACGTTGGAA CGAAGTGGAATCCGAAAGAAGTAAGTCTAGATGACCTGTTCAGGGCAGTGATGTTATCAATTGAGCTGGCCATGATCGAACCAAGAACACAAGTTTGCGGTGTGCATGTCATTTTGAATATGAAGGGCTTGAGCTTGTCACATGTCTATGTGTTTTCACCGTCTCTCGCCAAGATGATGGTCGATTGGGTTCAA gaatGTGCTCCAGTGAGATTGAAGGCTATCCATGTGATCAATCAACCTTTTGTTTTCAATGTGCTTTGGGCATTATTCAAACCATTCGTGGGAGAAAAACTGAGACAGAGG ctaTTCTTCCACGGTTCAAACCTCAAACCCTTGTGCGAACAAATCTCTGCCAAATGTCTTCCTCCATATTACGGTGGAATAGCTAATATTCCAGATTTTCCTGGTAGCCTTTTCTCTGACATGCTCGTCTACGCCGAAAAACGATTCGAAC CCTGCAACATTTACGGCTACGTGAAAGAGAAAGTGGAGGACGGAGATGGAAAAGACTGA
- the LOC123310650 gene encoding alpha-tocopherol transfer protein isoform X1, which translates to MWGRKKVKEVEEEEKPVVVITSKPVPPEFAPTMLSDMDEIPVVRFGEVTLEVELQDLKPEAQEIARKELRETPDVSREAVKELRDLLKEEKDLFVPLDNDAWLIRFLRPCKFYPESARDLIKRYYSFKVKHADMYDGLMPSKETNIFKANILTVLPNRDQCGRRILVIELGKKWDTSKVSLDEVFKGCVLFLELAMLEPESQVAGAVVIFDMDGLSLAQTTKFTPSFAKRIVDWLQDSVPLRVKNIHIVNQPYIFKMVFALFKPFLREKLRGRIIFHGTDRKSLHKYMDPSTLPLCYGGTRDLPRVTGDQWLQLLVKCDKEYAAINSYGYNKKQEK; encoded by the exons ttgcaCCAACCATGTTGTCTGATATGGATGAGATTCCGGTTGTAAGGTTCGGAGAAGTGACGCTGGAAGTGGAATTACAAGATTTGAAACCAGAAGCCCAAGAAATTGCTAGAAAAGAGCTCAGGGAAACACCGGACGTCTCAAGAGAAGCTGTGAAGGAGCTTCGTGATTTATTGAAAG AGGAAAAAGACTTATTTGTGCCACTCGATAACGATGCCTGGCTCATCCGATTTTTACGGCCTTGCAAATTCTATCCCGAGAGTGCTAGAGATCTG atcaAGAGGTACTACAGCTTCAAAGTGAAGCATGCTGATATGTATGATGGATTGATGCCTAGTAAAGAAACCAACATTTTCAAAGCCAATATTCTCACAGTCTTACCAAACAGAGATCAATGTGGAAGAAGAATCTTAGTTATTGAATTAGGAA aaaaatgggATACTAGTAAAGTATCGCTCGATGAAGTATTCAAGGGCTGTGTATTATTCTTGGAACTTGCTATGCTAGAACCTGAATCCCAAGTAGCTGGAGCTGTAGTTATCTTTGACATGGATGGCCTTAGCTTAGCACAAACAACCAAATTCACACCATCCTTCGCTAAACGTATCGTTGATTGGCTACAG GACAGTGTACCTCTGAGGGTCAAAAACATCCACATCGTCAATCAACCTTACATCTTCAAGATGGTCTTCGCACTTTTCAAACCTTTCTTGAGGGAAAAATTGCGGGGCAGAATTATCTTCCATGGAACTGATAGAAAATCTCTTCATAAATATATGGATCCATCCACCTTACCCCTGTGCTACGGTGGTACCAGAGATTTACCAAGAGTAACAGGAGACCAATGGTTacagctcctcgtcaaatgtgATAAAGAATATGCTG CAATTAACTCCTACGGTTACAACAAGAAACAAGAGaagtga
- the LOC123310650 gene encoding clavesin-1 isoform X4 → MLSDMDEIPVVRFGEVTLEVELQDLKPEAQEIARKELRETPDVSREAVKELRDLLKEEKDLFVPLDNDAWLIRFLRPCKFYPESARDLIKRYYSFKVKHADMYDGLMPSKETNIFKANILTVLPNRDQCGRRILVIELGKKWDTSKVSLDEVFKGCVLFLELAMLEPESQVAGAVVIFDMDGLSLAQTTKFTPSFAKRIVDWLQDSVPLRVKNIHIVNQPYIFKMVFALFKPFLREKLRGRIIFHGTDRKSLHKYMDPSTLPLCYGGTRDLPRVTGDQWLQLLVKCDKEYAAINSYGYNKKQEK, encoded by the exons ATGTTGTCTGATATGGATGAGATTCCGGTTGTAAGGTTCGGAGAAGTGACGCTGGAAGTGGAATTACAAGATTTGAAACCAGAAGCCCAAGAAATTGCTAGAAAAGAGCTCAGGGAAACACCGGACGTCTCAAGAGAAGCTGTGAAGGAGCTTCGTGATTTATTGAAAG AGGAAAAAGACTTATTTGTGCCACTCGATAACGATGCCTGGCTCATCCGATTTTTACGGCCTTGCAAATTCTATCCCGAGAGTGCTAGAGATCTG atcaAGAGGTACTACAGCTTCAAAGTGAAGCATGCTGATATGTATGATGGATTGATGCCTAGTAAAGAAACCAACATTTTCAAAGCCAATATTCTCACAGTCTTACCAAACAGAGATCAATGTGGAAGAAGAATCTTAGTTATTGAATTAGGAA aaaaatgggATACTAGTAAAGTATCGCTCGATGAAGTATTCAAGGGCTGTGTATTATTCTTGGAACTTGCTATGCTAGAACCTGAATCCCAAGTAGCTGGAGCTGTAGTTATCTTTGACATGGATGGCCTTAGCTTAGCACAAACAACCAAATTCACACCATCCTTCGCTAAACGTATCGTTGATTGGCTACAG GACAGTGTACCTCTGAGGGTCAAAAACATCCACATCGTCAATCAACCTTACATCTTCAAGATGGTCTTCGCACTTTTCAAACCTTTCTTGAGGGAAAAATTGCGGGGCAGAATTATCTTCCATGGAACTGATAGAAAATCTCTTCATAAATATATGGATCCATCCACCTTACCCCTGTGCTACGGTGGTACCAGAGATTTACCAAGAGTAACAGGAGACCAATGGTTacagctcctcgtcaaatgtgATAAAGAATATGCTG CAATTAACTCCTACGGTTACAACAAGAAACAAGAGaagtga
- the LOC123310650 gene encoding alpha-tocopherol transfer protein isoform X2 produces the protein MSQDENKSYIEYVKIPPELAPTMLSDMDEIPVVRFGEVTLEVELQDLKPEAQEIARKELRETPDVSREAVKELRDLLKEEKDLFVPLDNDAWLIRFLRPCKFYPESARDLIKRYYSFKVKHADMYDGLMPSKETNIFKANILTVLPNRDQCGRRILVIELGKKWDTSKVSLDEVFKGCVLFLELAMLEPESQVAGAVVIFDMDGLSLAQTTKFTPSFAKRIVDWLQDSVPLRVKNIHIVNQPYIFKMVFALFKPFLREKLRGRIIFHGTDRKSLHKYMDPSTLPLCYGGTRDLPRVTGDQWLQLLVKCDKEYAAINSYGYNKKQEK, from the exons ttgcaCCAACCATGTTGTCTGATATGGATGAGATTCCGGTTGTAAGGTTCGGAGAAGTGACGCTGGAAGTGGAATTACAAGATTTGAAACCAGAAGCCCAAGAAATTGCTAGAAAAGAGCTCAGGGAAACACCGGACGTCTCAAGAGAAGCTGTGAAGGAGCTTCGTGATTTATTGAAAG AGGAAAAAGACTTATTTGTGCCACTCGATAACGATGCCTGGCTCATCCGATTTTTACGGCCTTGCAAATTCTATCCCGAGAGTGCTAGAGATCTG atcaAGAGGTACTACAGCTTCAAAGTGAAGCATGCTGATATGTATGATGGATTGATGCCTAGTAAAGAAACCAACATTTTCAAAGCCAATATTCTCACAGTCTTACCAAACAGAGATCAATGTGGAAGAAGAATCTTAGTTATTGAATTAGGAA aaaaatgggATACTAGTAAAGTATCGCTCGATGAAGTATTCAAGGGCTGTGTATTATTCTTGGAACTTGCTATGCTAGAACCTGAATCCCAAGTAGCTGGAGCTGTAGTTATCTTTGACATGGATGGCCTTAGCTTAGCACAAACAACCAAATTCACACCATCCTTCGCTAAACGTATCGTTGATTGGCTACAG GACAGTGTACCTCTGAGGGTCAAAAACATCCACATCGTCAATCAACCTTACATCTTCAAGATGGTCTTCGCACTTTTCAAACCTTTCTTGAGGGAAAAATTGCGGGGCAGAATTATCTTCCATGGAACTGATAGAAAATCTCTTCATAAATATATGGATCCATCCACCTTACCCCTGTGCTACGGTGGTACCAGAGATTTACCAAGAGTAACAGGAGACCAATGGTTacagctcctcgtcaaatgtgATAAAGAATATGCTG CAATTAACTCCTACGGTTACAACAAGAAACAAGAGaagtga
- the LOC123310650 gene encoding clavesin-1 isoform X3 has translation MPIAPTMLSDMDEIPVVRFGEVTLEVELQDLKPEAQEIARKELRETPDVSREAVKELRDLLKEEKDLFVPLDNDAWLIRFLRPCKFYPESARDLIKRYYSFKVKHADMYDGLMPSKETNIFKANILTVLPNRDQCGRRILVIELGKKWDTSKVSLDEVFKGCVLFLELAMLEPESQVAGAVVIFDMDGLSLAQTTKFTPSFAKRIVDWLQDSVPLRVKNIHIVNQPYIFKMVFALFKPFLREKLRGRIIFHGTDRKSLHKYMDPSTLPLCYGGTRDLPRVTGDQWLQLLVKCDKEYAAINSYGYNKKQEK, from the exons ATGCCGA ttgcaCCAACCATGTTGTCTGATATGGATGAGATTCCGGTTGTAAGGTTCGGAGAAGTGACGCTGGAAGTGGAATTACAAGATTTGAAACCAGAAGCCCAAGAAATTGCTAGAAAAGAGCTCAGGGAAACACCGGACGTCTCAAGAGAAGCTGTGAAGGAGCTTCGTGATTTATTGAAAG AGGAAAAAGACTTATTTGTGCCACTCGATAACGATGCCTGGCTCATCCGATTTTTACGGCCTTGCAAATTCTATCCCGAGAGTGCTAGAGATCTG atcaAGAGGTACTACAGCTTCAAAGTGAAGCATGCTGATATGTATGATGGATTGATGCCTAGTAAAGAAACCAACATTTTCAAAGCCAATATTCTCACAGTCTTACCAAACAGAGATCAATGTGGAAGAAGAATCTTAGTTATTGAATTAGGAA aaaaatgggATACTAGTAAAGTATCGCTCGATGAAGTATTCAAGGGCTGTGTATTATTCTTGGAACTTGCTATGCTAGAACCTGAATCCCAAGTAGCTGGAGCTGTAGTTATCTTTGACATGGATGGCCTTAGCTTAGCACAAACAACCAAATTCACACCATCCTTCGCTAAACGTATCGTTGATTGGCTACAG GACAGTGTACCTCTGAGGGTCAAAAACATCCACATCGTCAATCAACCTTACATCTTCAAGATGGTCTTCGCACTTTTCAAACCTTTCTTGAGGGAAAAATTGCGGGGCAGAATTATCTTCCATGGAACTGATAGAAAATCTCTTCATAAATATATGGATCCATCCACCTTACCCCTGTGCTACGGTGGTACCAGAGATTTACCAAGAGTAACAGGAGACCAATGGTTacagctcctcgtcaaatgtgATAAAGAATATGCTG CAATTAACTCCTACGGTTACAACAAGAAACAAGAGaagtga
- the LOC123310651 gene encoding alpha-tocopherol transfer protein-like isoform X1, whose product MSEFKMEIGEDDIPFLRLSKEYTLRLDLEELDEEYKNRAIKDLRETPENVQEALKAIRQMIKDEPGLNLPVEDEQFLIKFLRPCKYYPNSAFRLMKKFYTFKAKYPKWSANLYPSPLRHVFDREVFQFLPTRSATGSRIMIVNVGTKWNPKEVSLDDLFRAVMLSIELAMIEPRTQVCGVHVILNMKGLSLSHVYVFSPSLAKMMVDWVQECAPVRLKAIHVINQPFVFNVLWALFKPFVGEKLRQRLFFHGSNLKPLCEQISAKCLPPYYGGIANIPDFPGSLFSDMLVYAEKRFEHINLVSYSNPVYITAQHSLVE is encoded by the exons ATGAGTGAATTCAAAATGGAGATAGGGGAAGATGACATCCCTTTCCTCCGACTGAGTAAGGAATATACCCTTAGATTAGATTTGGAAGAATTAGATGAAGAATACAAAAATCGGGCTATTAAAGATCTACGTGAGACACCAGAAAATGTTCAGGAAGCTTTGAAAGCCATAAGACAAATGATAAAGG ATGAGCCTGGATTGAACCTACCGGTAGAAGATGAACAGTTTTTAATCAAGTTTTTGAGGCCCTGCAAGTATTATCCAAATAGTGCCTTCAGATTA ATGAAGAAATTCTACACATTCAAGGCGAAATATCCGAAATGGTCGGCGAATTTATATCCTTCACCTCTACGACATGTTTTCGACAGagaagtttttcaatttttacctACGAGATCTGCAACAGGATCGAGAATAATGATAGTCAACGTTGGAA CGAAGTGGAATCCGAAAGAAGTAAGTCTAGATGACCTGTTCAGGGCAGTGATGTTATCAATTGAGCTGGCCATGATCGAACCAAGAACACAAGTTTGCGGTGTGCATGTCATTTTGAATATGAAGGGCTTGAGCTTGTCACATGTCTATGTGTTTTCACCGTCTCTCGCCAAGATGATGGTCGATTGGGTTCAA gaatGTGCTCCAGTGAGATTGAAGGCTATCCATGTGATCAATCAACCTTTTGTTTTCAATGTGCTTTGGGCATTATTCAAACCATTCGTGGGAGAAAAACTGAGACAGAGG ctaTTCTTCCACGGTTCAAACCTCAAACCCTTGTGCGAACAAATCTCTGCCAAATGTCTTCCTCCATATTACGGTGGAATAGCTAATATTCCAGATTTTCCTGGTAGCCTTTTCTCTGACATGCTCGTCTACGCCGAAAAACGATTCGAAC ATATTAATTTGGTTTCATACTCCAATCCTGTATATATTACAGCGCAGCATTCGTTGGTGGAATAA